A single region of the Bacillus cereus genome encodes:
- the def gene encoding peptide deformylase → MAVLEIVKHPNEVLETPCERVINFDKKLVKLLKDMHETMLIADGVGLAAPQVGVSLQVAVVDIGDDTGKIELINPVILEKRGEQVGPEGCLSFPGLYGEVERADYIKVRAQNRRGKIFLLEAKDFLARAIQHEIDHLHGVLFTSKVTRYYEENELE, encoded by the coding sequence ATGGCAGTTTTAGAAATTGTAAAGCATCCAAATGAAGTATTAGAAACACCATGCGAAAGAGTAATTAACTTTGATAAAAAGTTAGTGAAATTGTTAAAAGATATGCATGAAACAATGTTAATTGCAGATGGCGTTGGTTTAGCTGCACCACAAGTAGGTGTGAGCTTACAAGTTGCTGTTGTTGATATCGGTGATGATACGGGTAAAATAGAATTAATAAATCCGGTTATTTTAGAAAAACGTGGTGAACAAGTAGGTCCCGAAGGCTGCTTAAGCTTTCCGGGACTTTATGGTGAAGTGGAGCGTGCAGATTACATTAAAGTGCGTGCGCAAAATCGTCGTGGGAAAATATTCTTATTAGAAGCAAAAGACTTCTTAGCGCGTGCGATTCAGCATGAAATCGATCATTTACATGGTGTTTTATTTACATCTAAAGTGACGAGATATTATGAAGAAAACGAATTAGAATAG
- the priA gene encoding primosomal protein N', with product MKFASVIVDVPARQTDRPFDYIIPKKWEDIVQTGMRVVVPFGPRKLQGFIIGIKDSAEVESKKLKALHEILDVTPVLNEELLRLGYWLTSETLCYMISAFQVMLPTAIKATYKKRIQLRKQEEVAPELLFLFQNKEAIDWEAIETQPHLYRTIQQEIKNGTIEVVYQVKDKVQKKKQRVVQPELPEDKLELAAFELKSKKQQDVLYYFVENYKSVPLKVITEELQITDAPIKALVKKGLISEKYVEVYRNPYDDDDFEQTKPFPLTEEQKQVITPILSSIANETYNPFLLYGVTGSGKTEVYLQSIAAVLKKGKEAIVLVPEIALTPQMVDRFKGRFGSQVAVLHSALSVGEKYDEWRKILRKEVKVVVGARSAIFAPFENLGIIIIDEEHESSYKQEDNPRYHARDVAVWRGQYHKCPIVLGSATPTLESFARAKKGVYELLTMEKRMNEQALPTVEIVDMREELRDGNRSMFSKALHEKIADRLEKKEQMVLFLNRRGHSTFVMCRDCGYVVQCPHCDISLTYHKMNHRLKCHYCSHEESMPTECPACNSTYIRFFGTGTQKVEEEITKLFPQARVIRMDVDTTSRKGMHEKLLKAFGEEKADILLGTQMIAKGLDFPKVTLVGVLTADTMLHLPDFRASEKTYQLLTQVSGRAGRHELPGEVVIQTYTPEHYSVELAKNQQYDVFFEHEMQMRRTRQYPPYYYVVLVTVSHPELLKAVQVTEKIVGHLRTHCSQQTMVLGPVASAIPRIKDRYRYQCMIKYKREPNLKNVLKMVNEHYQAEMQKELQISIDFNPTMLM from the coding sequence ATGAAGTTTGCAAGTGTAATTGTTGATGTACCAGCACGTCAAACAGATCGGCCGTTTGATTATATCATCCCTAAAAAATGGGAAGATATCGTGCAAACAGGAATGCGTGTAGTAGTTCCATTCGGTCCAAGAAAATTGCAAGGCTTTATTATTGGCATAAAGGACTCGGCTGAGGTAGAAAGTAAAAAATTAAAGGCACTCCATGAAATATTAGATGTTACTCCGGTTTTAAATGAGGAATTATTAAGGCTTGGATATTGGCTTACAAGTGAAACGTTATGTTATATGATTTCAGCTTTTCAAGTGATGCTTCCGACAGCGATAAAAGCGACGTATAAAAAACGGATACAACTTCGTAAACAAGAAGAAGTAGCACCTGAACTACTGTTTTTATTTCAAAACAAAGAGGCGATAGATTGGGAAGCGATTGAGACGCAGCCGCATCTATACCGCACTATTCAACAAGAAATTAAAAATGGCACGATTGAAGTTGTTTATCAGGTAAAGGATAAAGTGCAAAAGAAAAAACAAAGAGTAGTACAGCCGGAGTTGCCAGAAGATAAATTAGAATTAGCGGCATTTGAACTGAAAAGTAAAAAACAACAAGATGTACTCTATTATTTTGTGGAAAATTATAAAAGTGTACCGTTGAAAGTGATAACAGAAGAGTTGCAAATAACAGATGCTCCAATAAAAGCACTTGTTAAAAAGGGACTAATCTCAGAAAAGTATGTGGAAGTATATCGGAATCCATATGACGATGATGATTTTGAACAAACGAAACCATTTCCGCTTACTGAGGAGCAAAAGCAAGTTATTACACCGATCTTATCATCAATTGCAAATGAAACTTATAATCCATTTTTACTATATGGTGTTACAGGAAGTGGGAAGACAGAAGTATATTTACAATCTATAGCAGCGGTGTTGAAAAAGGGAAAAGAAGCTATTGTACTTGTTCCGGAAATCGCGTTAACGCCTCAGATGGTAGATCGTTTCAAAGGTAGGTTCGGTTCGCAAGTTGCGGTTCTTCATAGTGCGCTTTCAGTTGGTGAAAAATATGATGAATGGCGAAAGATTTTAAGAAAAGAAGTGAAAGTTGTAGTTGGTGCACGTTCAGCTATTTTTGCTCCTTTTGAAAATTTAGGAATTATCATTATAGATGAAGAGCATGAATCGAGTTATAAGCAAGAAGATAATCCGAGATATCATGCAAGAGATGTAGCGGTGTGGAGAGGGCAATATCATAAGTGCCCAATCGTTCTTGGAAGTGCAACCCCAACACTTGAATCATTTGCTAGAGCAAAAAAGGGTGTCTATGAGTTGCTGACGATGGAGAAACGTATGAATGAACAAGCTTTGCCGACCGTAGAAATTGTAGATATGCGTGAAGAACTTCGTGATGGAAATCGCTCAATGTTTTCAAAGGCACTACATGAGAAAATAGCAGATCGATTAGAAAAGAAAGAACAAATGGTTCTCTTTTTAAATAGAAGGGGACATTCTACGTTTGTGATGTGCCGTGATTGTGGATATGTCGTACAATGTCCGCATTGTGATATTTCGTTGACATACCACAAAATGAATCATCGTTTAAAATGTCATTATTGTAGCCATGAGGAAAGTATGCCAACAGAGTGTCCGGCTTGTAATAGTACATACATTCGTTTTTTTGGTACTGGTACACAAAAGGTAGAAGAAGAAATCACAAAACTATTTCCACAGGCGCGAGTCATTCGAATGGACGTAGATACAACAAGCCGTAAAGGAATGCATGAAAAATTACTAAAGGCATTTGGGGAAGAGAAAGCAGATATATTACTGGGAACACAAATGATTGCAAAAGGACTTGATTTTCCGAAAGTGACGCTTGTAGGTGTATTAACGGCAGATACGATGCTGCACTTACCTGATTTCCGAGCGAGTGAAAAGACCTATCAGCTATTGACGCAAGTGAGTGGACGTGCTGGAAGGCATGAATTGCCAGGGGAAGTTGTAATTCAAACGTATACACCGGAACATTACAGTGTAGAATTAGCAAAGAATCAGCAATATGATGTGTTTTTTGAACATGAAATGCAAATGAGACGAACAAGACAATATCCGCCGTATTATTACGTTGTGCTTGTAACCGTATCTCATCCAGAATTATTAAAGGCAGTCCAAGTGACGGAAAAAATTGTCGGTCATTTACGAACGCATTGCTCACAGCAAACAATGGTATTAGGCCCAGTTGCTTCAGCGATTCCAAGGATAAAAGATAGATATCGTTACCAATGCATGATAAAATACAAACGGGAACCAAACTTAAAGAACGTGCTCAAAATGGTAAATGAACATTATCAAGCAGAAATGCAAAAAGAGCTACAAATCTCAATTGATTTTAATCCAACAATGTTAATGTAG
- the coaBC gene encoding bifunctional phosphopantothenoylcysteine decarboxylase/phosphopantothenate--cysteine ligase CoaBC has translation MLKGKKILLCVTGGIAVFKAAALTSKLTQAGATVKVMMSESAMKFVTPLTFQALSRHDVYTDTFDEKDSAVIAHIDLADWADVVLVAPATANCIGKLANGIADDMITTTLLATTAPVWIAPAMNVHMYENKIVQKNMMTLKALGYTFIEPGEGFLACGYVAKGRLEEPEVIIGRLEEVFSEQKPLQGKRILITAGPTREKIDPVRFMTNFSSGKMGYAIAEVAASLGADVILVSGPTALNPPLHVTTRQVESAQDMLEAVLQHYQNVDVVIKTAAVADYRPKYVHDNKMKKQNGDAVIELERTVDILRTLGEKKERQLLIGFAAETTNIEEYATKKLREKNANMIVANDVKAQGAGFGTDTNIVTMYRKDGEIIELPLLTKKEVAREILKQIEMMLEDDCV, from the coding sequence ATGCTAAAAGGGAAAAAGATACTTCTATGTGTAACAGGAGGCATTGCAGTTTTTAAGGCAGCTGCGTTAACGAGTAAATTGACACAAGCGGGTGCTACTGTAAAAGTAATGATGAGTGAATCGGCAATGAAGTTTGTTACACCTCTTACATTTCAAGCGCTTTCTCGCCACGATGTATATACGGATACGTTTGATGAAAAAGACTCAGCGGTTATCGCTCACATTGATTTAGCGGATTGGGCAGATGTTGTACTTGTGGCACCTGCTACAGCGAATTGCATTGGGAAGTTAGCGAATGGTATTGCGGATGATATGATAACGACTACGTTGTTGGCTACTACAGCTCCAGTTTGGATTGCGCCTGCTATGAATGTGCATATGTATGAAAATAAAATTGTTCAAAAAAATATGATGACGTTAAAAGCGTTAGGATATACATTTATTGAGCCTGGCGAAGGCTTTTTAGCATGCGGTTATGTAGCTAAGGGAAGACTGGAAGAACCTGAGGTGATTATTGGAAGGTTAGAAGAGGTTTTCTCAGAACAAAAACCATTGCAAGGAAAGCGAATATTAATAACGGCTGGCCCGACACGTGAAAAGATTGACCCAGTCCGTTTTATGACGAATTTTTCTTCTGGAAAGATGGGGTATGCGATTGCAGAAGTTGCAGCAAGCTTAGGTGCTGATGTCATACTTGTGTCAGGACCGACAGCATTAAATCCGCCATTACATGTAACAACAAGACAAGTAGAATCTGCACAAGATATGTTAGAGGCAGTTCTTCAACATTATCAGAATGTAGATGTTGTTATCAAGACAGCGGCAGTTGCAGATTATCGCCCAAAATATGTTCACGATAATAAAATGAAAAAGCAAAATGGCGATGCTGTTATTGAATTGGAAAGAACAGTAGATATTTTAAGAACATTAGGTGAGAAAAAAGAGCGACAGTTACTTATTGGATTTGCAGCTGAAACGACGAATATAGAAGAATATGCGACGAAAAAATTACGCGAGAAAAATGCAAATATGATTGTTGCGAACGATGTGAAGGCGCAAGGAGCTGGCTTTGGTACAGATACGAATATTGTAACAATGTATAGAAAAGATGGAGAGATTATTGAGTTACCACTTTTAACAAAGAAAGAAGTGGCTCGTGAAATATTAAAGCAAATCGAAATGATGTTAGAAGATGATTGTGTATGA
- the rpoZ gene encoding DNA-directed RNA polymerase subunit omega, producing MLNPSIDSLLTKIDSKYTLVTVAAKRAREMQLANNCVIEQPVSHKCVGKSLEEIDAEVLKYVPSEDKIID from the coding sequence ATGTTAAATCCATCAATTGATTCATTATTAACAAAAATCGATTCTAAATATACGCTTGTAACAGTAGCTGCGAAGCGTGCGCGTGAAATGCAACTTGCGAACAATTGTGTTATTGAGCAACCTGTTTCTCATAAATGTGTAGGTAAATCATTAGAAGAAATCGATGCAGAAGTATTAAAATATGTACCAAGTGAAGACAAAATCATCGATTAA
- the gmk gene encoding guanylate kinase → MRSRRGLLIVLSGPSGVGKGTVRKELFSHEDTRFQYSISVTTRKPREGEVDGVDYFFKEREEFEEMIRNEKLLEWAEFVGNYYGTPIDYVEKTLQEGKDVFLEIEVQGAIQVKKAFPEGVFIFLAPPSLSELKNRIVGRGTETEDVIENRLTVAKEEIEMMDAYDYVVENDQVELACDRIKAIVVGEHCRRERVAKYYKEMTEGL, encoded by the coding sequence ATGAGAAGTAGAAGAGGATTGCTCATCGTTCTTTCAGGACCTTCTGGGGTTGGAAAAGGAACGGTTCGAAAAGAGCTATTTAGCCATGAGGATACACGTTTTCAGTATTCTATTTCAGTAACGACGCGTAAACCGCGTGAAGGTGAAGTAGATGGTGTGGATTATTTCTTTAAAGAGAGAGAAGAATTTGAGGAAATGATTCGTAATGAAAAGTTACTTGAATGGGCTGAGTTTGTTGGTAATTATTACGGAACACCAATTGATTATGTTGAAAAAACATTACAAGAAGGAAAAGACGTGTTCCTAGAAATTGAAGTACAAGGAGCAATTCAAGTTAAGAAAGCCTTCCCTGAAGGTGTATTTATTTTCTTAGCACCTCCAAGTTTATCTGAACTAAAGAACCGAATTGTCGGTCGTGGTACAGAAACTGAAGATGTTATTGAAAATCGTTTAACTGTAGCGAAAGAAGAAATCGAAATGATGGACGCTTATGACTATGTTGTAGAAAACGATCAAGTTGAATTAGCTTGCGACAGAATTAAAGCAATTGTGGTTGGCGAACATTGCCGCCGCGAAAGAGTAGCAAAATATTATAAAGAAATGACGGAGGGTCTATAA
- the remA gene encoding extracellular matrix/biofilm regulator RemA, with product MAMRFLNIGYGNIVSAHRIIAIVSPESAPIKRTVQEAREHNALLDATYGRKTRAVIVMDDGHVVLSPIQPETIAHRLNNKEDLSEEG from the coding sequence ATGGCCATGCGGTTTTTAAATATTGGATACGGAAATATTGTATCTGCTCATCGAATTATTGCTATTGTAAGTCCGGAGTCAGCTCCTATTAAACGAACAGTACAGGAAGCACGTGAACATAATGCTTTGCTTGATGCTACGTATGGGAGAAAAACAAGGGCGGTTATTGTTATGGATGATGGGCATGTAGTATTAAGTCCAATTCAGCCAGAGACGATTGCACATCGTTTGAATAATAAAGAAGATTTAAGTGAGGAAGGGTAG
- a CDS encoding YicC/YloC family endoribonuclease has protein sequence MICSMTGFGRSKVENDTFQITVEMKSVNHRFLEMSIRLPKQMMVFEDRIRKIIAEQVRRGRIEVSISITGEGLVERKLSVNWELLKQYQSIMEDIKGKFQLQDSITIGQLMGMPEVTAIEEIENVNEQFENSLYEAVRQAAHMLKTMRDGEGERLHKDIAYRLQEIHNCVNAIIPHAPIVTQKYRERLENRLKELHNQDLDEQRLLTEVAMFAERCDIHEELVRLQSHLDQFRETLQIEEPVGRKMDFIVQELHREINTIGSKANDLTISKYVVEMKNNLEKIREQVQNIE, from the coding sequence ATGATTTGTAGTATGACAGGATTTGGAAGGTCGAAAGTAGAAAATGATACTTTTCAAATAACAGTAGAAATGAAGTCGGTGAACCATCGCTTTTTAGAAATGAGTATTCGACTTCCGAAGCAAATGATGGTGTTTGAAGACAGAATTCGTAAAATAATTGCAGAACAAGTTCGCCGTGGACGTATTGAAGTGTCTATTAGTATAACAGGTGAAGGGCTTGTTGAAAGAAAATTAAGTGTGAATTGGGAGCTTCTCAAGCAGTACCAATCCATTATGGAAGATATAAAAGGGAAATTTCAATTACAAGATTCTATTACAATCGGGCAACTAATGGGAATGCCAGAAGTAACGGCAATTGAAGAAATAGAAAATGTAAATGAACAATTTGAAAACAGTTTATATGAGGCTGTTCGCCAAGCTGCTCATATGTTAAAAACGATGAGAGATGGCGAAGGAGAACGATTACATAAAGATATAGCGTATCGTTTGCAAGAGATTCACAATTGTGTAAATGCAATTATTCCACATGCACCAATTGTTACACAAAAATATCGTGAACGATTAGAAAATCGCTTAAAAGAATTACATAATCAAGATTTAGATGAACAAAGATTGCTAACAGAAGTCGCAATGTTTGCAGAGCGTTGTGATATTCACGAGGAGTTAGTTCGTTTACAAAGTCATTTAGATCAATTTCGTGAAACACTGCAGATTGAAGAGCCTGTTGGAAGGAAAATGGACTTCATCGTGCAAGAGCTGCATAGAGAAATTAATACGATTGGTTCTAAGGCAAATGACTTAACAATTTCAAAATATGTTGTAGAAATGAAAAATAACCTTGAAAAAATTCGTGAACAAGTACAAAATATTGAGTAG
- a CDS encoding calcium-translocating P-type ATPase, SERCA-type has protein sequence MNWYEMRAHEVEERTNTNVEVGLTEQEAEGRLRKFGTNELQEAKRPSALMVFLAQFKDFMVLVLFGATIISAFLGEYIDSIAIVAIVIINGILGFFQERKAEKSLEALKELAAPQVTVLRNGKWVKAPSKALVLGDIIKFSSGDRIGADVRLVESSSLYIEESALTGESVPVQKKVEALQGQDVSIGDQKNMAFMGTMITRGAGTGVVIATGMNTAMGQIANMLQNAEQMETPLQRRLEQLGKILIIVALILTALVVLAGVYQGNEVYHMFLAGVSLAVAAIPEGLPAIVTVALSLGVQRMIKKRAIVRKLPAVETLGCASVICSDKTGTMTQNKMMVTHMWSGGELWKVTGQGYEPTGSFMKGEEVIDPSKTKSLYQLLTFGCLCNNANVIQKKKTYVLDGDPTEGALVAAAMKAGISREALKGKFEVIREFPFDSTRKMMSVIVRDREGKKFVITKGAPDVLLQMSQTILWGNKQQPLSEMYRKEVQAAIHSLGSQALRTIAVAFKPLKATDSIEHEREVEQDFMLVGIQGMIDPPRPEVAQAVKECKEAGIRTVMITGDHKVTAMAIAEQLGVLPAGGRVVEGVELANMDVEALEDIVEDTYVFARVSPEHKLKIVKALQNKGHIVAMTGDGVNDAPAIKTADIGIAMGITGTDVAKEASSLVLLDDNFATIKSAIKEGRNIYENIRKFIRYLLASNVGEILVMLFAMLLALPLPMVPIQILWVNLVTDGLPAMALGLDKPEGDVMKRTPRHPKEGVFARGLAWKIISRGFLIGAVTLVAFIIAFNQHPNELKYAQTVAFATLVLAQLIHVFDCRSEHSIFHRNPFGNIYLVGAVIISLLLMLVVIYYPPLQPIFSTMPIQARDWLLIGGLSSIPTFLLVGSLLTRTKDKKKKPLLYKKGLNLK, from the coding sequence ATGAATTGGTATGAAATGCGAGCACATGAAGTGGAGGAAAGAACGAATACGAATGTGGAGGTAGGTCTTACAGAGCAAGAAGCAGAGGGGCGATTAAGGAAATTTGGTACAAATGAATTGCAAGAAGCAAAGCGGCCTTCTGCACTTATGGTGTTTTTAGCGCAATTTAAAGATTTTATGGTACTTGTTTTATTTGGTGCAACAATTATTTCAGCTTTTTTAGGAGAATATATCGATTCAATTGCAATTGTTGCAATCGTTATTATCAATGGTATCCTTGGTTTCTTCCAAGAAAGGAAAGCTGAAAAATCGTTGGAAGCTTTAAAAGAGTTGGCAGCTCCTCAAGTTACGGTGCTAAGAAATGGGAAGTGGGTAAAAGCGCCGTCTAAAGCGCTTGTATTAGGTGATATTATTAAGTTTTCTAGTGGTGATCGTATTGGCGCGGATGTTCGTCTTGTGGAATCTTCAAGTTTATATATCGAAGAGTCTGCTCTTACAGGGGAGTCAGTACCGGTACAAAAGAAGGTAGAAGCATTACAAGGCCAAGATGTTTCAATTGGTGATCAAAAAAACATGGCATTTATGGGGACGATGATAACGAGAGGTGCTGGAACAGGGGTAGTCATAGCGACTGGAATGAATACAGCTATGGGCCAAATTGCAAATATGTTGCAAAATGCTGAGCAAATGGAAACACCATTACAAAGAAGGTTAGAACAGCTAGGGAAAATTTTAATTATTGTCGCTCTTATTTTGACAGCTCTTGTAGTATTAGCTGGTGTATATCAGGGGAATGAAGTGTATCACATGTTTTTGGCTGGGGTTTCGCTCGCAGTTGCGGCTATTCCGGAAGGATTACCAGCTATCGTTACAGTTGCGCTATCACTTGGTGTACAGCGCATGATTAAAAAGAGAGCAATTGTGCGAAAGTTGCCAGCTGTAGAAACGTTAGGGTGTGCTTCTGTTATTTGCTCAGATAAAACAGGAACAATGACACAAAACAAAATGATGGTAACACATATGTGGTCAGGCGGAGAATTGTGGAAAGTAACAGGTCAAGGCTATGAGCCAACGGGTTCGTTTATGAAAGGTGAAGAAGTAATTGACCCTTCTAAGACGAAATCACTGTATCAACTACTCACATTTGGCTGTTTATGTAATAATGCGAATGTTATTCAAAAGAAAAAGACGTATGTGTTAGATGGAGATCCAACAGAGGGAGCTCTCGTAGCTGCTGCAATGAAGGCGGGAATATCACGTGAAGCTCTTAAAGGGAAATTTGAAGTCATTCGTGAATTTCCTTTTGATTCAACTAGAAAAATGATGAGCGTTATCGTTCGTGATCGTGAAGGGAAAAAATTTGTTATTACAAAAGGAGCACCAGATGTTCTATTGCAAATGAGCCAAACGATTTTATGGGGGAATAAACAGCAGCCTTTAAGTGAAATGTATCGAAAAGAAGTGCAGGCAGCGATTCATAGTCTAGGAAGTCAAGCTTTACGAACGATTGCGGTGGCATTTAAACCGTTAAAAGCTACAGATTCAATTGAGCATGAAAGAGAAGTAGAGCAGGATTTTATGCTTGTTGGAATACAAGGAATGATAGATCCGCCAAGACCAGAAGTGGCGCAAGCGGTGAAGGAGTGTAAGGAAGCTGGTATTAGAACGGTAATGATTACGGGAGATCATAAAGTGACAGCAATGGCAATTGCGGAACAGTTAGGGGTTTTACCAGCTGGTGGACGCGTTGTTGAAGGTGTAGAACTTGCGAATATGGATGTAGAGGCATTAGAAGATATTGTAGAAGATACGTATGTATTCGCTCGAGTGTCTCCTGAGCATAAATTGAAAATCGTTAAGGCGCTGCAAAATAAGGGGCATATAGTAGCTATGACAGGTGATGGAGTGAACGATGCTCCAGCTATTAAAACAGCTGATATAGGGATTGCGATGGGAATTACAGGGACAGATGTTGCAAAAGAAGCTTCTTCACTTGTTTTGTTAGATGATAACTTCGCTACGATTAAATCGGCGATTAAAGAAGGTAGAAACATATATGAAAATATTCGGAAGTTTATTCGATATTTGCTAGCATCTAACGTTGGTGAAATTTTAGTTATGTTATTTGCGATGTTACTTGCACTGCCATTGCCGATGGTTCCAATTCAAATTTTATGGGTGAACTTAGTTACTGACGGTTTACCAGCGATGGCATTAGGTTTGGATAAGCCTGAAGGAGATGTCATGAAGAGAACACCACGCCATCCGAAAGAAGGGGTGTTCGCTAGAGGGCTTGCGTGGAAAATTATAAGTCGTGGTTTTCTAATCGGAGCAGTGACGTTAGTAGCGTTTATTATTGCATTTAACCAGCATCCAAATGAATTAAAGTATGCACAAACGGTAGCTTTTGCAACATTAGTACTTGCTCAGCTTATTCATGTATTTGATTGTCGTAGTGAACATTCTATATTTCATCGTAACCCGTTTGGAAATATATATTTAGTAGGGGCGGTTATTATTTCTTTACTGTTAATGCTTGTAGTTATATATTATCCACCATTACAGCCGATTTTTAGCACAATGCCGATACAAGCACGAGATTGGTTGTTAATTGGAGGATTATCATCTATTCCGACTTTCTTATTAGTAGGATCTTTATTAACAAGAACGAAGGATAAAAAGAAAAAGCCACTGTTATATAAGAAGGGACTAAACTTGAAATAG
- a CDS encoding Rqc2 family fibronectin-binding protein, with translation MAFDGLFTRAITHEIANSLYTGRISKIYQPSKYEILLHIRANGKNQKLILSAHPTYARLHLTNQNYDSPALPPMFCMLLRKHLEGGFIEKIEQIDLERIIQITVRSRNEIGDESLKTLVIEIMGRHSNIILVDTKTNNILDSLKHVSLAVNRHRTVYAGAEYIAPPAQHKINPLQIETDDEFIRPLDFLSGNMDKQLVGTFTGISPLFAKEVVKKAGLVNEKALSEAFFSIQKPLLTHTYSPTMSTANGKEFFYLFPLTHLQGKEKTFSSVSELLDRFFFGKAERDRVKQQAHDLERFMQNEKNKNEKKLIKLEKTLQDAGKADKYQLFGELLTANMYALKKGDKDIEVVNYYDENGGTVKITLDPLKTPSDNAQRYFQKYQKAKNSVVVVEEQIEKTNEEILYFDSLLQQMEAASSKDIEEIREELAEEGYMRNRKAKNAKKKPTKPVLDKYLASDGTEIFVGKNNKQNDYLTTKFARRDEIWLHTKDIPGSHVVIRSLEPAEETLLEAAKIAAYYSKAKESSSVPVDFTKIRHVKKPSGAKLGFVTYDNQQTVYVTPDADTVMKLKA, from the coding sequence ATGGCATTCGATGGATTATTTACAAGAGCGATTACACATGAAATTGCAAATTCTCTTTACACGGGAAGAATTTCCAAAATATATCAACCTTCAAAATACGAGATTTTATTACATATTCGCGCAAACGGAAAGAATCAAAAACTGATTCTCTCCGCTCATCCGACATATGCACGTTTACACTTAACAAACCAAAATTACGATTCACCCGCACTTCCACCAATGTTTTGTATGCTTCTCCGCAAGCATTTAGAAGGTGGTTTCATTGAAAAGATTGAACAAATTGATTTAGAGCGCATTATTCAAATTACAGTTCGCAGCAGAAATGAAATTGGTGATGAATCGCTAAAGACATTAGTAATTGAAATCATGGGACGACATAGTAACATCATTTTAGTAGACACAAAAACAAACAATATTTTAGATAGCTTAAAACACGTTTCTTTAGCAGTAAACCGACATCGAACCGTATACGCTGGAGCTGAATATATTGCACCACCAGCACAACATAAAATTAACCCGCTTCAGATTGAAACAGATGATGAATTTATTAGACCGCTAGACTTTCTATCTGGAAACATGGATAAACAGCTTGTCGGCACCTTTACGGGAATATCACCGTTATTCGCAAAAGAAGTAGTGAAAAAAGCAGGTTTGGTAAATGAAAAAGCATTATCTGAAGCATTTTTCTCCATACAAAAGCCATTACTAACTCATACATATTCACCAACAATGAGTACTGCAAACGGGAAAGAATTCTTTTATCTTTTCCCTCTTACGCACTTACAAGGAAAAGAAAAAACATTCTCATCAGTAAGCGAATTGTTAGATCGCTTCTTCTTCGGTAAAGCAGAGCGCGATCGTGTAAAACAACAGGCGCATGATTTAGAGCGCTTTATGCAAAACGAAAAAAATAAAAATGAGAAAAAACTCATTAAACTAGAAAAAACATTACAAGATGCCGGGAAAGCAGATAAATATCAACTTTTTGGAGAGCTACTTACAGCCAATATGTATGCTTTGAAAAAAGGTGACAAAGATATTGAAGTCGTTAACTATTACGACGAAAATGGTGGGACTGTAAAAATCACATTAGATCCTTTAAAAACACCATCCGACAATGCACAACGCTATTTCCAAAAATATCAAAAAGCAAAAAATTCAGTTGTTGTTGTAGAAGAACAAATCGAAAAAACAAATGAAGAAATTCTTTATTTTGATAGCTTACTTCAACAAATGGAAGCTGCTTCTTCAAAAGACATCGAAGAAATTCGCGAGGAATTAGCCGAAGAAGGTTATATGCGCAATCGCAAAGCAAAAAATGCTAAGAAGAAACCAACTAAACCGGTATTGGACAAATATTTAGCTAGTGATGGAACAGAAATTTTCGTCGGCAAAAACAATAAACAAAATGATTATTTAACAACGAAATTTGCCCGTCGTGATGAAATTTGGTTACATACGAAAGACATACCTGGCTCTCATGTTGTCATTCGTTCTTTGGAACCCGCTGAAGAAACTTTACTAGAGGCTGCAAAAATCGCCGCTTATTACAGTAAAGCAAAAGAGTCTAGCTCTGTACCTGTTGATTTCACGAAAATACGTCATGTGAAAAAACCGAGTGGTGCAAAACTTGGCTTTGTTACATATGACAATCAGCAAACTGTATATGTAACACCGGATGCTGATACTGTAATGAAATTAAAAGCATAA